A portion of the Thunnus albacares chromosome 5, fThuAlb1.1, whole genome shotgun sequence genome contains these proteins:
- the LOC122981777 gene encoding uncharacterized protein LOC122981777 isoform X1: MIFCIRIKLRMNIHHVLFFCFLSALQDGNTGLVNAINLFAGAEGGSGLIICYLNSSGSTKFFCKGKCKEEDILIKTDDVTAQSGRYSIKYKDGSSGKRIVTVTFTQLTKSDSGRYRCGLGGSSVPDAYTDFDITVTDAATLGQNTSFSHAVTVGGSVTKGCLNTVYGSRKFFCKDECKKEEDILVETEENRAQTGRYSIEYREGSTYGLYVTITQLKKSDTGRYRCGYGRASSPDSSNTFQIFVLDAPTTSKPNRTLRPFPTSVPSASTPTTTQSLISSSGSFTPSSSFPETTEQFTDSYVPQLGYFLPPAVIMLVVVVLLAVVLLLLYKLKTKRGNFDLNTRGTSDSRNIVVTFYNNLSFSNENRPPVSSCEDNIHQSLDPDSSDPDQNYSALAANK, encoded by the exons atgattttctgcatcaggatcaaactcagaatgaatatccaccatgttctgttcttctgctTCTTATCAG CACTGCAGGATGGAAACACTGGACTCGTCAATGCAATAAACCTTTTTgctggagctgaaggaggaaGTGGCTTAATTATTTGCTACTTGAATTCATCTGGAAGCACCAAGTTCTTCTGTAAAGGAAAatgtaaagaagaagacattctcattaaaacagatgatgtcacagctcaGAGTGGCAGATACAGCATCAAATATAAAGACGGATCTTCTGGAAAAAGAATTGTGACTGTGACCTTCACACAGCTGACCAAGTCAGACTCAGGACGGTACAGATGTGGTTTGGGTGGATCTTCAGTCCCAGATGCTTACACTGACTTTGACATCACAGTTACAGATG CTGCAACGTTGGGTCAAAACACCAGTTTCTCCCATGCAGTAACTGTGGGAGGAAGTGTCACAAAAGGATGCCTCAATACTGTCTATGGAAGCAGGAAGTTCTTCTGTAAggatgaatgtaaaaaagaagaagacatcctggttgaaacagaagagaacagagctCAGACTGGCAGATACAGCATTGAATATAGAGAAGGATCTACATATGGACTGTATgtgaccatcacacagctgaagaagtcagacacaggacgGTACAGGTGTGGTTACGGCAGAGCTTCGTCTCCAGATTCATCCAACACGTTCCAGATCTTTGTTTTAGATG CTCCAACCACTTCAAAACCAAACCGGACTCTCCGACCTTTTCCAACATCAGTCCCATCAGcctccacaccaacaacaacacagagtttaatctctagttcaggaagcttcacaccttcatcatctttccctgaaaccacagagcagtttacag ACTCCTATGTCCCTCAACTAGGTTACTTCTTGCCTCCAGCTGTAATCATGCTTGTGgttgttgtgctgttggctgttgttctgctgctcctctacaAACTGAAGACGAAGAGGGGGAACTTTGATTTGAACACCAGAGGAACGTCagacagcagaaacattgtGGTGACTTTCTATAACAAT ttatcttTCAGCAATGAGAACCGTCCTCCAGTCTCCTCGTGTGAAGACAACATCCACCAGAGCCTGGATCCAGACAGCAGCGATCCGGACCAAAACTACTCTGCACTCGCAGCAAACAAATGA
- the LOC122981777 gene encoding polymeric immunoglobulin receptor-like isoform X3, giving the protein MIFCIRIKLRMNIHHVLFFCFLSALQDGNTGLVNAINLFAGAEGGSGLIICYLNSSGSTKFFCKGKCKEEDILIKTDDVTAQSGRYSIKYKDGSSGKRIVTVTFTQLTKSDSGRYRCGLGGSSVPDAYTDFDITVTDAATLGQNTSFSHAVTVGGSVTKGCLNTVYGSRKFFCKDECKKEEDILVETEENRAQTGRYSIEYREGSTYGLYVTITQLKKSDTGRYRCGYGRASSPDSSNTFQIFVLDDSYVPQLGYFLPPAVIMLVVVVLLAVVLLLLYKLKTKRGNFDLNTRGTSDSRNIVVTFYNNLSFSNENRPPVSSCEDNIHQSLDPDSSDPDQNYSALAANK; this is encoded by the exons atgattttctgcatcaggatcaaactcagaatgaatatccaccatgttctgttcttctgctTCTTATCAG CACTGCAGGATGGAAACACTGGACTCGTCAATGCAATAAACCTTTTTgctggagctgaaggaggaaGTGGCTTAATTATTTGCTACTTGAATTCATCTGGAAGCACCAAGTTCTTCTGTAAAGGAAAatgtaaagaagaagacattctcattaaaacagatgatgtcacagctcaGAGTGGCAGATACAGCATCAAATATAAAGACGGATCTTCTGGAAAAAGAATTGTGACTGTGACCTTCACACAGCTGACCAAGTCAGACTCAGGACGGTACAGATGTGGTTTGGGTGGATCTTCAGTCCCAGATGCTTACACTGACTTTGACATCACAGTTACAGATG CTGCAACGTTGGGTCAAAACACCAGTTTCTCCCATGCAGTAACTGTGGGAGGAAGTGTCACAAAAGGATGCCTCAATACTGTCTATGGAAGCAGGAAGTTCTTCTGTAAggatgaatgtaaaaaagaagaagacatcctggttgaaacagaagagaacagagctCAGACTGGCAGATACAGCATTGAATATAGAGAAGGATCTACATATGGACTGTATgtgaccatcacacagctgaagaagtcagacacaggacgGTACAGGTGTGGTTACGGCAGAGCTTCGTCTCCAGATTCATCCAACACGTTCCAGATCTTTGTTTTAGATG ACTCCTATGTCCCTCAACTAGGTTACTTCTTGCCTCCAGCTGTAATCATGCTTGTGgttgttgtgctgttggctgttgttctgctgctcctctacaAACTGAAGACGAAGAGGGGGAACTTTGATTTGAACACCAGAGGAACGTCagacagcagaaacattgtGGTGACTTTCTATAACAAT ttatcttTCAGCAATGAGAACCGTCCTCCAGTCTCCTCGTGTGAAGACAACATCCACCAGAGCCTGGATCCAGACAGCAGCGATCCGGACCAAAACTACTCTGCACTCGCAGCAAACAAATGA